GGCATAACATTGTAATGTGGAGAGGACTAGCGGATGTCGCTGCGAAATATCTGCAAAAAGGAAAACTCGTATATATAGAGGGGAAACTTCGTACACGTTCTTACGAAGACAGGGAGGGAGTAAAAAGATATACCACTGAAATTGTTGCCGAGAACTTTACGATGTTAGGTCGTAGGAGTGATTTTGAGCCTCCAGCGGGAAATGGAGATACTGCCAATAAAAACACATCGACAAACTCCGGAGACCAGAGCAGTAATACAGTAAATTTTGATGAAAATAAAGATGATGATTTACCCTTTTAATTTTAAGTAGGAAGACAATAAAATAGCTGATCAAAAAGAAGGGCGCGGTTTTGGAAACCGCGCCCTTCTTTTTGATCAGCGAAATAGCTTTACACTTTAACCGCAATTTTTAATTCATTTAACTGTTCTTGAGAAATTACACTTGGAGAATCGATCATCACGTCCCTACCGGCATTATTCTTTGGAAAAGCGATCACATCTCGAATAGAATCTAATCCTGCGAAAATAGACACCAGGCGATCAAAACCAAAAGCAATACCTCCATGTGGCGGAGCACCGTAGGTAAATGCTTCCATTAGGAACCCAAACTGCTTTTGTGCTTCGGCTTCACTAAAACCTAAATGTTTAAACATCAGTTCTTGCTTACCTTTATCATGAATACGGATAGATCCCCCCCCAACTTCAGTACCATTAATTACCATATCATAAGCATTGGCCCTAACCTTTCCCGGTGCGGTATCCAGCAACCCTATATCCTCAGGCTTCGGGGAAGTGAATGGATGGTGCATAGCGTGATAACGACTAGTCTCATCGTCCCACTCTAACAGCGGAAAATCAACCACCCACAGTGCTGAAAACTTATTTTTATCTCGTAAGCCTAGTCGATTGCCCATTTCTAGCCTAAGCTCGTTCAATTGTTTACGGGTTTTTTCCGCATCACCAGCCATCACTAAGATCAAATCGCCCGATTTTGCATCAAATGCTTTTGCCCAGGCTTTTAGCTGCTCCTGTCCATAGAATTTATCCACTGACGATTTCAAGGTTCCGTCCTCACTCACCCTCAAATACACCAAGCCTGTTGCCCCTATTTGCGGGCGCTTGACAAAATCTGTCAAGGCATCCAACTGCTTTCTGGTATACGAGGCACAACCTTCCGCCTTTATTCCCACAATTAGTTCGGCATTATCAAAAACCGGAAAACCTGCACCTTTCAACAGATCATTAACTTCAACGAATTGCATACCAAAGCGCGTATCAGGTTTATCAGAACCATAAAGACGCATAGCGTCAGCATAAGAAATTCTGGGTAATTCGCCAATCTCCACACCTTTTATTTTCTTAAACAAGTAATTTATCAGTCCTTCAAAAAGTACTAGAATATCTTCTTGTTCAACAAAAGACAGCTCACAATCAATCTGCGTAAACTCGGGTTGCCTATCTGCCCGCAAATCTTCATCTCTAAAGCATTTCACCAGTTGAAAATAACGGTCCAATCCAGATACCATCAGCAATTGTTTGAACGTTTGCGGTGACTGTGGCAGCGCATAAAATTCACCTGCATTCATCCTACTTGGTACGACAAAGTCCCTCGCCCCCTCAGGGGTAGACTTAATAAGTACAGGTGTCTCTACTTCGATAAACTGCTGGCCATCAAGATATGAGCGTACAGCTTGTGCTATTTTATGACGTAAAACCAGGTTGTTTCTTACGGGATTTCTACGAAGGTCCAAATAACGATATTTCATACGAAGATCTTCCCCTCCATCTGTTTCATCTTCAATCAGAAAAGGAGGTAATTTGGAAGCGTTAAGGACATCTAAATGGCTTACTTTTATCTCAATTTCTCCAGTATTTATCTTAATATTCTTACTCGATCGTTCGATCACTGTACCCGACACTTTAATGACGTACTCTCGTCCCAAAGCCCTCGCCTGTACACGCAGCGCTTCGTTATCATCCGTATCAAATGCCAATTGTGTCAAGCCGTATCGATCTCTCACATCAATAAACGTCATCGCACCCAGATCTCTCGACTTTTGTACCCATCCACATAATACAACTTCTTTTCCTAAGTCGGCCATCGTTAATTCGCCGCAAGTATGTGTTCTATACATATTTTATTATATCTTTAAAACATTGGGTTGATACCATTACCGATTAGTGCAGTGGCATTTTTTTGCAAAGTTATTGTTTTAGGTTGAAAACTGTTTGGACAGCACCCCATTTCTCAAAAAACACGTTAAAAAGAAAGGTAAAATATGTGTTGTAGTTGCTATACACTAAAAAATAAAAGTATATTTTTGTTACTGAGCAAACAATAACAGCTTTTTGGAGAATATTCTTAAACCCACAAATAAGCCTCAATCAATTTGGAAATACTATTAA
This Olivibacter sp. SDN3 DNA region includes the following protein-coding sequences:
- a CDS encoding single-stranded DNA-binding protein, coding for MSGINKVILVGHLGKDPEVRHLDGNVSVASFPLATSETFNKDGRKVEQTEWHNIVMWRGLADVAAKYLQKGKLVYIEGKLRTRSYEDREGVKRYTTEIVAENFTMLGRRSDFEPPAGNGDTANKNTSTNSGDQSSNTVNFDENKDDDLPF
- the aspS gene encoding aspartate--tRNA ligase; translated protein: MYRTHTCGELTMADLGKEVVLCGWVQKSRDLGAMTFIDVRDRYGLTQLAFDTDDNEALRVQARALGREYVIKVSGTVIERSSKNIKINTGEIEIKVSHLDVLNASKLPPFLIEDETDGGEDLRMKYRYLDLRRNPVRNNLVLRHKIAQAVRSYLDGQQFIEVETPVLIKSTPEGARDFVVPSRMNAGEFYALPQSPQTFKQLLMVSGLDRYFQLVKCFRDEDLRADRQPEFTQIDCELSFVEQEDILVLFEGLINYLFKKIKGVEIGELPRISYADAMRLYGSDKPDTRFGMQFVEVNDLLKGAGFPVFDNAELIVGIKAEGCASYTRKQLDALTDFVKRPQIGATGLVYLRVSEDGTLKSSVDKFYGQEQLKAWAKAFDAKSGDLILVMAGDAEKTRKQLNELRLEMGNRLGLRDKNKFSALWVVDFPLLEWDDETSRYHAMHHPFTSPKPEDIGLLDTAPGKVRANAYDMVINGTEVGGGSIRIHDKGKQELMFKHLGFSEAEAQKQFGFLMEAFTYGAPPHGGIAFGFDRLVSIFAGLDSIRDVIAFPKNNAGRDVMIDSPSVISQEQLNELKIAVKV